A window of the Dermatophagoides farinae isolate YC_2012a chromosome 2, ASM2471394v1, whole genome shotgun sequence genome harbors these coding sequences:
- the LOC124499479 gene encoding uncharacterized protein LOC124499479 isoform X3 yields the protein MKQESQPKILYSRALQGSMSNTTSSTTSTTNNIKTMSSGNNNNNINQQQSKTTLVVSPSSTTITTTSSILANSMVDMNGPNMSSYHQHSPHLPHLNNNKRHNDSDKVQQIGTSGGSSVVVGIGGNGRTILPNSSQQTNMPFRMSNKNCLQQSSSNNNYSIRHTQPYHNSRISSQQQQQQITSSVSPSTTSAVSAAAAAAVGTGNQMVQTNNKLSTNGSSTSINVPSINSGNNANNNSTTSGNNNNNSSLSMNSTTNVNTQNGTTASILSSDKSDSSTLTTISKTNLYIRGLTPNTTDKDLQLLCQPYGNIVSTKAILDKETNKCKGYGFVDFDNPNSAEQAVKSLISQGVQAQMAKCTDTNRNKTMQQKILQQEHDPTNLYIANLPMTMAETDLEAMLSLYGNVISTRILKDSNGTPRGVGFARMESKEKCESIINILNGKLLPGGKDTLLVKFADGGSKKKNHYKNESRYRSDVDQLQMGFDSTNLTTNGGVTAMLPSPLSATSYQRFSSPYQNPMQANPWMHHQAPQPQYIMQPQLMDPNAATALQFSPALMHQLTAQMSHIQLGGVSGTAGYHLPGNPHPYGTQLYTPQLIPTMPMSGVSGDQQDPINPSQSVSSGSVSGEDPQQHQQQSNPQQTSQQAPPPPNFQLCYGQQK from the exons atgaagcAAGAATCACAgccaaaaattttatatagTAGAGCATTGCAAGGTTCAATGTCGAATACAACTTCAtcgacaacatcaacaacaaataatataaaaacaatgagtagtggtaataataataataatataaatcaacaacaatcgaaaacAACACTTGTCGTTtcgccatcatcaacgacaataacaacaacatcatcgattCTGGCAAATTCAATGGTAGACATGAATGGACCGAATATGTCTTcgtatcatcaacattcgcCACATTTACCTCatttaaataataacaagCGACATAATGATAGTGATAAAGTTCAGCAAATAGGTACaagtggtggtagtagtgttgttgttggaatcGGCGGCAATGGCCGAACAATATTGCCAAATTCttcacaacaaacaaacatgcCATTCCGCATGTCTAATAAAAATTGCctacaacaatcatcatcaaataataattattcgATTCGCCATACACAG CCTTATCATAATTCCCGAAtttcatcacaacaacagcaacaacaaattacGTCTTCCgtttcaccatcaacaacatcagcagtttcagctgctgctgctgctgctgttggaACCGGAAATCAAATGGTACaaaccaataataaattatcaacaaatggATCATCTACCTCCATAAATGTTCCATCGATTAATAGCGGAAATAATGCCAACAATAATAGTACAACAAgtggaaataataataataatagcagTTTGTCCatgaattcaacaacaaatgtaaacacacaaaatggAACGACAGCATCGATATTGTCGTCGGATAAATCggattcatcaacattaacaacaatcagtaaaacaaatttatatattcgtGGTTTGACGCCAAATACTACTGACAAAGATCTTCAATTACTTTGCCAACC TTATGGTAATATTGTCTCGACAAAAGCTATTCTAGACAAGGAAACCAACAAATGCAAAG GCTAtggttttgttgattttgacaATCCAAACTCTGCCGAACAAGCAGTTAAGAGTTTAATTTCACAAGGTGTTCAAGCACAAATGGCAAAATGTACTGATacaaatagaaacaaaacaatgcaGCAAAAGATTCTT CAACAAGAACATGATCCAACAAATTTGTATATTGCAAATCTACCGATGACTATGGCCGAAACAGATTTGGAAGCAATGCTTTCATTATATGGTAATGTCATATCAACACGTATCTTAAAGGATTCGAATGGTACACCACGTGGTGTAGGATTTGCTCg AATGGaaagtaaagaaaaatgtgaaagtatcattaacattttgaatggaaaattattaCCTGGCGGTAAAGATACATTGTTGGTGAAATTCGCTGATGGTGGTAGCAAAAAGAAGAATCATTATAAGAATGAAAGTCGTTATCGAAGCGATGTTGAT CAACTTCAAATGGGATTCGATTCTACAAATTTGACTACGAACGGTGGTGTAACTGCTATGTTGCCATCACCATTGAGTGCTACTTCGTATCAAAGATTTTCATCTCCATACCAAAATCCAATGCAAGCAAATCCATGGATGCATCATCAAGCACCTCAGCCCCAATATATAATGCAACCACAATTGATGGATCCGAATGCTGCTACAGCGCTTCAATTTTCTCCCGCATTAATGCATCAATTGACAGCACAAATGTCGCACATACAATTGGGTGGTGTTTCAGGAACGGCTGGG TACCATTTACCGGGTAATCCACATCCATATGGAACACAACTTTATACACCACAATTGATACCAACAATGCCCATGTCTGGAGTTTCTGGCGAT CAACAAGATCCAATCAATCCATCCCAATCAGTGAGCAGTGGAAGTGTTTCGGGTGAAGATcctcaacaacatcaacaacaatcgaatccACAACAAACATCGCAGCAGGCACCACCGCCGcctaattttcaattatgttatggtcaacaaaaataa